One segment of Trachemys scripta elegans isolate TJP31775 chromosome 1, CAS_Tse_1.0, whole genome shotgun sequence DNA contains the following:
- the RS1 gene encoding retinoschisin gives MLDYLIHTATLALSPGEDDRLEHWHSKACKCDCQGSANSVWATGTNSLVCMPECPYHKPLGFESGALPSDQISCSNSEQYTGWYTSWTANKARLNGQGFGCAWLSKFQDNGQWLQIDMKEVKVISGLLTQGRCDADEWMTKYSVQYRTDENLNWIYYKDQTGNNRVFYGNSDRSSIVQNLLRPPIVSRYIRLIPLGWHVRIAIRMELLECMSKCA, from the exons ATGCTTGATTATCTCATCCACACAGCCACGCTGGCATTGTCGCCTGGTGAG GATGACCGACTGGAGCACTGGCACAGTAAAGCTTGCAAATGTGATTGTCAAGGAAGTGCCAACTCAGTATGGGCCACCGGAACCAACAGCTTAGTGTGCATGCCGG AGTGTCCCTATCATAAACCCCTCGGGTTTGAGTCAGGAGCGCTTCCTTCCGACCAGATAAGCTGTTCCAATTCCGAGCAGTACACCGGCTGGTATACTTCATGGACTGCAAACAAGGCCCGACTTAATGGCCAGGGTTTTGG GTGTGCATGGCTCTCCAAATTTCAAGACAATGGGCAGTGGCTGCAGATTGACATGAAAGAAGTCAAAGTTATCTCAGGGCTACTCACACAGGGGCGCTGTGATGCGGATGAGTGGATGACAAAATACAGCGTGCAGTACAGGACTGATGAGAATCTGAATTGGATTTACTACAAGGACCAGACAGGAAACAACCGG GTTTTCTATGGAAACTCAGACAGATCATCCATTGTCCAGAATCTCCTGCGCCCTCCGATTGTTTCCCGCTACATCCGATTAATACCTCTAGGCTGGCATGTGCGCATTGCCATCAGGATGGAGCTGCTGGAGTGCATGAGTAAATGTGCTTAA